In the Methanofastidiosum sp. genome, TGTACCCTATGATGCTGATTATCAGATCAACTTCACTTCTCCCATAAAAAGAAATCCTCAATACAGTAAAAAGATAAGGAATTGAAAAGAGTGCAAAGCCAATTGCAAAGGATTTGTAAATATCTTTCTTTGCGCTTAGATATTTTAAATAGGACATTATTGAGATTATTGCAGTAAAAATCAGATTAATCAATATTGTCGATGCCACAACAATTGATTTTAATTATATTTTATAAATATTTCCAGTAAGCTTATTCCGGCATTTTTTTTTAAAAATATTTTTTCATCACAAATAGAAAAAATTTTCGATTATTGACCATATTATTAGCCACTTATCCAATAAAATCTTATTTCGGCTAATAACTTACCAAAACATTTTTAAATATCCAATTACATAATAATACGTCGACAATATAATCGGCAAAAAATTTGGAGGTAAAAAGATGGCAAAGTCTATTGTTAAAGAGGAAAACGGTAGGTTTGAACTTACTGAAACATTGCCTGATTCTCAGTTTTACAACAAAGACTTGGCACCTGTACCCTTTGCAAAAAGGACATGGGGATACTACGAGTACATTGCTATATGGGTAGGAATGTCCGTATGTGTTCCAACATGGATGTTAGGTGCAAGTATGGTTGACGCTGGATTCAATTGGGCAATCGTCATTGGTACCATAGCTCTCGGTCAAATAATTGTATTGATTCCAATGGTTCTAAACTCCTTCGCCGGAGCAAAGTACGGTATACCATTCCCTGTTTTCTTGAGAAGCGCATTTGGTATTTACGGGGCCAACATCCCCGCACTGTTAAGGGCAGTTGTAGCCATAGGATGGTTTGGGATCCAGACAATGGTTATGGCCTTCGCAATTGACGGTATCTTAGTAGAATTAAGTCCAGCTGGATACGGTGCAATGACTGGAACTATACCATTTTTCAACTTAAATGCACACACAGTCATATCATTCCTTTTGTCTTGGATAATGACAGTTGTAATTTGTTACTACTCTTCACCTAAGAAATCTGCACCTGGTGTAAAATGGTTGAACGACCTTTCAGCACCATTACTACTCCTTATCGGAATAGGTTTACTCTGGTGGGGATACTCAAATGCAGGTGGATGGGGACCAATTTTAAACCAACCGACAACAGCTTCTATGGCTATTTGGCCAGCATTCTTGACTGCAATGGTAGCATACTGGGCAACTTTAGCGATTAATATCTCGGACTTGACTAGGTTTGCTAAGAATCAAAAAGTTCAGTATATAGGCCAGACACTTGGAATGCCAACAACAATGACCTTATACTCCTTCATAGGGGTAGCAGTCACATCAGCATCAGTTGTTATTTTCGGAAGTGCAATCTGGGACCCTGTAGCTTTGATGATTAAAACTGGAAGTGTATTCTTCATTTACGTTGGATTAATATTCGTCATTCTAGCAACACTTACAACAAACATCGCTGCAAACATGGTTGCTCCAATCAACGATGTAATGCACGTATATCCCAAGAAATTAAACTGGGAAGTTACAACCATTATCATAAGCTTGATAGGTATACTAATGCAGCCTTGGAGATTCTTGGCAGATCCAAATGCATATATTTGGACATGGTTATTGGGATACGGAGCATTCCTTGGACCTGTTGCAGGTGTCGTTATAGCAGACTTCTGGCTTATTAGGAAACAAACTATTAAATTAGATGACATATACAAGAATAACGGATACTATGATTTCAAGAAGACTGCAAACCCAATAATGACCGTGCTATTACTAATATGTGCAGGATTGATTGTGTACTTCTCAACAAAGGGATTAATACTTGGAACAGGATGGCCTTCATGGATTACAACAGCAGTATTAATACTTGGTGTATTGAGTTCAATATACCTTGGATACTCTAAAACACACGGAGTCAATATGGTCGGTGCAGTTTCACTATTCCTTGGGATAGTAGTTTCAATGGGTCTACCTTTGTTAGTTCCAGCAGCAGGAATGTGGACATGGTTCATAGGATTATTTATATCTTTGATACTCTACTACGTCCTCTACCCAGCATGGTATGCAAAGGACTTTAGTCCTGTACCAAAATAAAAAATTTAATTTTTAATTTTTCTTTAATTTTTAAGAAATCTTTTTAATATAATTGAATTAAGTTTTTATGTGATTTTATGATTGAATATTTGTTAGTTTTATTAGTTTTCATTATTTTTGCCATTTGGCATTTAGCCACTTCAAAAGAGTCTTTTAAGAAAATATTTACATCAAAATTTAGATTAAGTCTTTCCTCGTATACTTTGATAAGAATACCTGTTTCACTCTTATTATTGGGCCTTACTTTATACTTTGTATTTTTATATAGGAAAACAACACCTGAGCTTTTTACCCCCCTAAAAGGTCTAATCGGAATAGTTCCGCCTTTGATAGCTATGTGGTTATCTTCTTATGTAACACTTCAAATATCAAAAGCCGATAGACTACCCCAATATTTTGGGATACTCGACACTCCGAAGGTATTCTTCTATGACGGTGCGTATTCTATTTGTAGGCATCCTCTGTATTTTTCATGGCTATTGGCCGTGTGGGGATTCATTATTGCAAGCCCTTACCTTCTTTACCTTGAATTTGCAATCCTGATCACTCTTTTTGTCGTCTACATGTCGAAAGAAGAAGAAAAAGCCATGATTGCTTTGTTTGGAGAGCGATATGTAAATTACACGAAGAGGGTACCGTTTATACTTCCTTACGGGTTTCTTAATAAAACTACTAACGTGAAAAATTATCCAAAACCAATGACAAAATAGGGGGCATTGTCGCATGATTGAAGTTATAGTCTGGATTCTTTTGACATTGGCAATCGGATCTATTTCTGCACTTATTGCCAAAAGATATGGGGTGGAATATATTATCGGGATGTTTGCATGCTTTACTGTAGTTGCCAACATCATTGCATCCAAAATAGTAGTTTTTGGGCCCTTTACAGTCCCTGCGGCAGTCTTAGTCTATTCAACTACATTCTTGCTGACTGATTTTCTTTCAGAATTATACTCTGAGAAGGAAGCAATCAAGGCTGTCTTTGTCGGATTTTTATCAAACATAGTACTCGTTGTTTCAATCTGGGTTGCAGTTCAATGGCAGGCAGCTCCATTTTGGCAGGGTCAGGCCGCTTTTGAGTCCATATTTGGAATAGTTCCAAGAATTGTTTTTGGATCAATGATTGCATATATAGTATCCCAAAATCTTGATGTAAAAATTTTCATGTTTTTTAAAAATAAGTACCCAAAGCACCTCTGGCTTAGGAACAATGCAGGAACGATGATAAGCCAGTTTGTAGATACAATTATTTTCATCACAATTGCATTTTATGGAACTACCCCAATGGATATCCTCTTGTCATTAGTCATAGGGCAGTATATAGTAAAATGGATAATAGCTGTACTTGATACACCTTTTTTATATATTGTAAAATTCATTTACAATAAATATTAATTTCATTTTGATAAACCATTTGATTTATATACTTTTAACTCCTAATAAAAATGGTAGTAATATGGAAGAAGAAATTGACAGGGATATTGATGGGGTTCCAAAGGCAAGACTCAGCAACAGAGATAGTATAATCTTAGCAATATTCTTAATAATTTTCATGATTGTGGCATATATACTCTTCATGTGATTGATACTATGGAACATGTACCTAAATTCAAAATGTGGCTTGAAGACAAAGAAAAAAGATATATTTTGGGAAAGGGAACTGCTGACCTTTTGCTTAAAATTAAGGAGTTGAAATCCATCTCTGAAGCAGCAAACTTTTATAATATATCCTATGCCCACGCATGGAGGAAGATAAGGGCGATTGAAAGGAGTTCTGGTCAAGAAATTATTTCTAAAACTAGGGGTGGGAAAGGCGGCGGCCATTCAGAGTTGACCCCATTTGGTGAAAAGATACTATCTGAGTATACCCAAACAAA is a window encoding:
- a CDS encoding cytosine permease; the protein is MAKSIVKEENGRFELTETLPDSQFYNKDLAPVPFAKRTWGYYEYIAIWVGMSVCVPTWMLGASMVDAGFNWAIVIGTIALGQIIVLIPMVLNSFAGAKYGIPFPVFLRSAFGIYGANIPALLRAVVAIGWFGIQTMVMAFAIDGILVELSPAGYGAMTGTIPFFNLNAHTVISFLLSWIMTVVICYYSSPKKSAPGVKWLNDLSAPLLLLIGIGLLWWGYSNAGGWGPILNQPTTASMAIWPAFLTAMVAYWATLAINISDLTRFAKNQKVQYIGQTLGMPTTMTLYSFIGVAVTSASVVIFGSAIWDPVALMIKTGSVFFIYVGLIFVILATLTTNIAANMVAPINDVMHVYPKKLNWEVTTIIISLIGILMQPWRFLADPNAYIWTWLLGYGAFLGPVAGVVIADFWLIRKQTIKLDDIYKNNGYYDFKKTANPIMTVLLLICAGLIVYFSTKGLILGTGWPSWITTAVLILGVLSSIYLGYSKTHGVNMVGAVSLFLGIVVSMGLPLLVPAAGMWTWFIGLFISLILYYVLYPAWYAKDFSPVPK
- a CDS encoding queuosine precursor transporter — translated: MIEVIVWILLTLAIGSISALIAKRYGVEYIIGMFACFTVVANIIASKIVVFGPFTVPAAVLVYSTTFLLTDFLSELYSEKEAIKAVFVGFLSNIVLVVSIWVAVQWQAAPFWQGQAAFESIFGIVPRIVFGSMIAYIVSQNLDVKIFMFFKNKYPKHLWLRNNAGTMISQFVDTIIFITIAFYGTTPMDILLSLVIGQYIVKWIIAVLDTPFLYIVKFIYNKY
- a CDS encoding LysR family transcriptional regulator, with protein sequence MEHVPKFKMWLEDKEKRYILGKGTADLLLKIKELKSISEAANFYNISYAHAWRKIRAIERSSGQEIISKTRGGKGGGHSELTPFGEKILSEYTQTKEVLEKCIKNL
- a CDS encoding methyltransferase, with the translated sequence MIEYLLVLLVFIIFAIWHLATSKESFKKIFTSKFRLSLSSYTLIRIPVSLLLLGLTLYFVFLYRKTTPELFTPLKGLIGIVPPLIAMWLSSYVTLQISKADRLPQYFGILDTPKVFFYDGAYSICRHPLYFSWLLAVWGFIIASPYLLYLEFAILITLFVVYMSKEEEKAMIALFGERYVNYTKRVPFILPYGFLNKTTNVKNYPKPMTK